A part of Astyanax mexicanus isolate ESR-SI-001 chromosome 2, AstMex3_surface, whole genome shotgun sequence genomic DNA contains:
- the cpsf6 gene encoding cleavage and polyadenylation specificity factor subunit 6 isoform X2 — MADGVDHIDIYADVEEEFTQEADYPVHEQIDLYDDVISPSANNGDAPEDRDYLDNLPAPGGSEGSKGPPSNIVFTYTGKRIALYIGNLTWWTTDEDLTEAIRSIGINDVLEIKFFENRANGQSKGFALVCVGSDSSSRKLLDLLSKRELHGQNPIVTPCNKQSLSQFEMQSRKSEERSIPGTQSGQMSGEGKAGPPGVGPRGAFPLSRGRGRFPGPSGPGGDRFPGPVGPGAPPPHFPGSMQGPPRPPPGPPGPPGPPGPPPPGQGLPPPLSGPPNRGDRPPPPVMFPGQFGQPPMGPMPPGPPPPGYGPPPGPPPPQQGPPPPGPFPPRPPGPIGPPLALAPPHLRGPPPGGPPPAPHVNPAFFPPPGNNNMPSSDRGPPPNDPYGRPPPYDRDYGPGRDMDAPRVPLSEAEFEEIMNRNRAISSSAISRAVSDASAADYGSAIETLVTAISLIKQSKVSADDRCKVLISSLQDCLHGIESKSYGSASSRRERSRERDHSRSREKSRRHKSRSRDRHEDYYRERSRERDRHRERDRDRERDRDREREYRHR, encoded by the exons ATGGCGGACGGTGTGGATCATATAGATATCTACGCGGATGTGGAGGAAGAGTTTACACAG gAAGCAGATTACCCCGTTCATGAACAGATAGACCTGTATGATGACGTCATCTCGCCATCGGCCAATAACGGAGATGCTCCTGAGGACCGAGATTACCTGGACAACCTGCCGGCCCCAGGGGGCTCTGAGGGAAGCAAAGGGCCCCCATCTAACATAGTGTTCACATACACGGGCAAACGCATCGCTCTGTACATTGGAAACCTTACTTGG tggACCACAGATGAAGATCTGACTGAGGCCATCCGCTCCATCGGTATTAACGACGTGCTGGAGATCAAGTTCTTTGAGAATCGAGCTAACGGCCAGTCTAAAGG attTGCGCTGGTGTGTGTGGGCTCTGACTCCTCCTCCAGGAAGCTTTTGGACCTGCTGTCGAAGCGCGAGCTGCATGGGCAGAACCCCATAGTTACCCCCTGCAACAAGCAGTCACTCAGCCAGTTCGAGATGCAGTCACGAAAGAGTGAGGAGCGTTCTATACCTG GTACCCAGTCCGGACAGATGTCAGGAGAGGGTAAGGCCGGACCCCCAGGTGTGGGGCCCCGCGGTGCCTTCCCTTTGAGCAGGGGTCGAGGACGCTTTCCGGGGCCATCTGGGCCCGGAGGGGACCGCTTTCCTGGACCTGTCGGACCCGGGGCGCCCCCGCCACACTTCCCAG GGAGTATGCAAGGGCCACCTCGTCCTCCTCCCGGACCCCCAGGTCCCCCGGGCCCCCCAGGACCGCCTCCCCCAGGGCAGGGTCTCCCCCCACCCCTCTCCGGCCCCCCAAACAGAGGCGACCGCCCCCCTCCCCCTGTCATGTTCCCTGGTCAGTTTGGTCAGCCTCCTATGGGCCCCATGCCTCCTGGCCCTCCACCACCAGGCTATGGGCCACCCCCTGGCCCACCTCCACCACAGCAAGGCCCACCCCCTCCTGGCCCATTCCCTCCTCGTCCCCCTGGTCCTATTGGTCCACCTCTGGCTTTGGCCCCACCTCACTTGCGTGGCCCTCCTCCTGGAGGTCCGCCCCCAGCCCCCCATGTCAACCCTGCCTTCTTCCCTCCACCTGGAAACAACAACATGCCCTCGTCAGACAGAGGTCCTCCACCAAACGACCCGTACGGACGCCCGCCTCCATATGACCGAGATTACGGCCCTGGCAG ggaTATGGATGCCCCTCGGGTTCCTCTGAGTGAGGCGGAGTTTGAGGAGATAATGAATCGGAACAGAGCGATTTCTAGCAGCGCCATATCTCGGGCTGTTTCAGATGCGAGTGCAG CGGATTACGGCAGCGCTATCGAGACTCTGGTGACGGCCATCTCGCTAATTAAACAGTCGAAAGTGTCAGCTGATGACCGCTGCAAAGTTCTAATCAGCTCCCTACAGGACTGCCTACACGGCATCGAGTCCAAATCCTACGGCTCTGCCTCCAG CAGGCGAGAGCGTTCCCGGGAACGAGACCACAGTCGTTCTCGTGAGAAAAGCCGGCGCCACAAGTCCCGCAGCCGTGACCGCCATGAGGACTACTACCGCGAGCGCAGCCGAGAGCGTGACCGCCACCGCGAGAGGGACCGGGACCGCGAGCGAGACCGGGACAGAGAGAGGGAATACCGCCACCGCTAG
- the cpsf6 gene encoding cleavage and polyadenylation specificity factor subunit 6 isoform X1: MADGVDHIDIYADVEEEFTQEADYPVHEQIDLYDDVISPSANNGDAPEDRDYLDNLPAPGGSEGSKGPPSNIVFTYTGKRIALYIGNLTWWTTDEDLTEAIRSIGINDVLEIKFFENRANGQSKGFALVCVGSDSSSRKLLDLLSKRELHGQNPIVTPCNKQSLSQFEMQSRKSEERSIPGTQSGQMSGEGKAGPPGVGPRGAFPLSRGRGRFPGPSGPGGDRFPGPVGPGAPPPHFPGRSMQGPPRPPPGPPGPPGPPGPPPPGQGLPPPLSGPPNRGDRPPPPVMFPGQFGQPPMGPMPPGPPPPGYGPPPGPPPPQQGPPPPGPFPPRPPGPIGPPLALAPPHLRGPPPGGPPPAPHVNPAFFPPPGNNNMPSSDRGPPPNDPYGRPPPYDRDYGPGRDMDAPRVPLSEAEFEEIMNRNRAISSSAISRAVSDASAADYGSAIETLVTAISLIKQSKVSADDRCKVLISSLQDCLHGIESKSYGSASSRRERSRERDHSRSREKSRRHKSRSRDRHEDYYRERSRERDRHRERDRDRERDRDREREYRHR; the protein is encoded by the exons ATGGCGGACGGTGTGGATCATATAGATATCTACGCGGATGTGGAGGAAGAGTTTACACAG gAAGCAGATTACCCCGTTCATGAACAGATAGACCTGTATGATGACGTCATCTCGCCATCGGCCAATAACGGAGATGCTCCTGAGGACCGAGATTACCTGGACAACCTGCCGGCCCCAGGGGGCTCTGAGGGAAGCAAAGGGCCCCCATCTAACATAGTGTTCACATACACGGGCAAACGCATCGCTCTGTACATTGGAAACCTTACTTGG tggACCACAGATGAAGATCTGACTGAGGCCATCCGCTCCATCGGTATTAACGACGTGCTGGAGATCAAGTTCTTTGAGAATCGAGCTAACGGCCAGTCTAAAGG attTGCGCTGGTGTGTGTGGGCTCTGACTCCTCCTCCAGGAAGCTTTTGGACCTGCTGTCGAAGCGCGAGCTGCATGGGCAGAACCCCATAGTTACCCCCTGCAACAAGCAGTCACTCAGCCAGTTCGAGATGCAGTCACGAAAGAGTGAGGAGCGTTCTATACCTG GTACCCAGTCCGGACAGATGTCAGGAGAGGGTAAGGCCGGACCCCCAGGTGTGGGGCCCCGCGGTGCCTTCCCTTTGAGCAGGGGTCGAGGACGCTTTCCGGGGCCATCTGGGCCCGGAGGGGACCGCTTTCCTGGACCTGTCGGACCCGGGGCGCCCCCGCCACACTTCCCAGGTA GGAGTATGCAAGGGCCACCTCGTCCTCCTCCCGGACCCCCAGGTCCCCCGGGCCCCCCAGGACCGCCTCCCCCAGGGCAGGGTCTCCCCCCACCCCTCTCCGGCCCCCCAAACAGAGGCGACCGCCCCCCTCCCCCTGTCATGTTCCCTGGTCAGTTTGGTCAGCCTCCTATGGGCCCCATGCCTCCTGGCCCTCCACCACCAGGCTATGGGCCACCCCCTGGCCCACCTCCACCACAGCAAGGCCCACCCCCTCCTGGCCCATTCCCTCCTCGTCCCCCTGGTCCTATTGGTCCACCTCTGGCTTTGGCCCCACCTCACTTGCGTGGCCCTCCTCCTGGAGGTCCGCCCCCAGCCCCCCATGTCAACCCTGCCTTCTTCCCTCCACCTGGAAACAACAACATGCCCTCGTCAGACAGAGGTCCTCCACCAAACGACCCGTACGGACGCCCGCCTCCATATGACCGAGATTACGGCCCTGGCAG ggaTATGGATGCCCCTCGGGTTCCTCTGAGTGAGGCGGAGTTTGAGGAGATAATGAATCGGAACAGAGCGATTTCTAGCAGCGCCATATCTCGGGCTGTTTCAGATGCGAGTGCAG CGGATTACGGCAGCGCTATCGAGACTCTGGTGACGGCCATCTCGCTAATTAAACAGTCGAAAGTGTCAGCTGATGACCGCTGCAAAGTTCTAATCAGCTCCCTACAGGACTGCCTACACGGCATCGAGTCCAAATCCTACGGCTCTGCCTCCAG CAGGCGAGAGCGTTCCCGGGAACGAGACCACAGTCGTTCTCGTGAGAAAAGCCGGCGCCACAAGTCCCGCAGCCGTGACCGCCATGAGGACTACTACCGCGAGCGCAGCCGAGAGCGTGACCGCCACCGCGAGAGGGACCGGGACCGCGAGCGAGACCGGGACAGAGAGAGGGAATACCGCCACCGCTAG
- the cpsf6 gene encoding cleavage and polyadenylation specificity factor subunit 6 isoform X3: MADGVDHIDIYADVEEEFTQEADYPVHEQIDLYDDVISPSANNGDAPEDRDYLDNLPAPGGSEGSKGPPSNIVFTYTGKRIALYIGNLTWWTTDEDLTEAIRSIGINDVLEIKFFENRANGQSKGFALVCVGSDSSSRKLLDLLSKRELHGQNPIVTPCNKQSLSQFEMQSRKSTQSGQMSGEGKAGPPGVGPRGAFPLSRGRGRFPGPSGPGGDRFPGPVGPGAPPPHFPGSMQGPPRPPPGPPGPPGPPGPPPPGQGLPPPLSGPPNRGDRPPPPVMFPGQFGQPPMGPMPPGPPPPGYGPPPGPPPPQQGPPPPGPFPPRPPGPIGPPLALAPPHLRGPPPGGPPPAPHVNPAFFPPPGNNNMPSSDRGPPPNDPYGRPPPYDRDYGPGRDMDAPRVPLSEAEFEEIMNRNRAISSSAISRAVSDASAADYGSAIETLVTAISLIKQSKVSADDRCKVLISSLQDCLHGIESKSYGSASSRRERSRERDHSRSREKSRRHKSRSRDRHEDYYRERSRERDRHRERDRDRERDRDREREYRHR; this comes from the exons ATGGCGGACGGTGTGGATCATATAGATATCTACGCGGATGTGGAGGAAGAGTTTACACAG gAAGCAGATTACCCCGTTCATGAACAGATAGACCTGTATGATGACGTCATCTCGCCATCGGCCAATAACGGAGATGCTCCTGAGGACCGAGATTACCTGGACAACCTGCCGGCCCCAGGGGGCTCTGAGGGAAGCAAAGGGCCCCCATCTAACATAGTGTTCACATACACGGGCAAACGCATCGCTCTGTACATTGGAAACCTTACTTGG tggACCACAGATGAAGATCTGACTGAGGCCATCCGCTCCATCGGTATTAACGACGTGCTGGAGATCAAGTTCTTTGAGAATCGAGCTAACGGCCAGTCTAAAGG attTGCGCTGGTGTGTGTGGGCTCTGACTCCTCCTCCAGGAAGCTTTTGGACCTGCTGTCGAAGCGCGAGCTGCATGGGCAGAACCCCATAGTTACCCCCTGCAACAAGCAGTCACTCAGCCAGTTCGAGATGCAGTCACGAAAGA GTACCCAGTCCGGACAGATGTCAGGAGAGGGTAAGGCCGGACCCCCAGGTGTGGGGCCCCGCGGTGCCTTCCCTTTGAGCAGGGGTCGAGGACGCTTTCCGGGGCCATCTGGGCCCGGAGGGGACCGCTTTCCTGGACCTGTCGGACCCGGGGCGCCCCCGCCACACTTCCCAG GGAGTATGCAAGGGCCACCTCGTCCTCCTCCCGGACCCCCAGGTCCCCCGGGCCCCCCAGGACCGCCTCCCCCAGGGCAGGGTCTCCCCCCACCCCTCTCCGGCCCCCCAAACAGAGGCGACCGCCCCCCTCCCCCTGTCATGTTCCCTGGTCAGTTTGGTCAGCCTCCTATGGGCCCCATGCCTCCTGGCCCTCCACCACCAGGCTATGGGCCACCCCCTGGCCCACCTCCACCACAGCAAGGCCCACCCCCTCCTGGCCCATTCCCTCCTCGTCCCCCTGGTCCTATTGGTCCACCTCTGGCTTTGGCCCCACCTCACTTGCGTGGCCCTCCTCCTGGAGGTCCGCCCCCAGCCCCCCATGTCAACCCTGCCTTCTTCCCTCCACCTGGAAACAACAACATGCCCTCGTCAGACAGAGGTCCTCCACCAAACGACCCGTACGGACGCCCGCCTCCATATGACCGAGATTACGGCCCTGGCAG ggaTATGGATGCCCCTCGGGTTCCTCTGAGTGAGGCGGAGTTTGAGGAGATAATGAATCGGAACAGAGCGATTTCTAGCAGCGCCATATCTCGGGCTGTTTCAGATGCGAGTGCAG CGGATTACGGCAGCGCTATCGAGACTCTGGTGACGGCCATCTCGCTAATTAAACAGTCGAAAGTGTCAGCTGATGACCGCTGCAAAGTTCTAATCAGCTCCCTACAGGACTGCCTACACGGCATCGAGTCCAAATCCTACGGCTCTGCCTCCAG CAGGCGAGAGCGTTCCCGGGAACGAGACCACAGTCGTTCTCGTGAGAAAAGCCGGCGCCACAAGTCCCGCAGCCGTGACCGCCATGAGGACTACTACCGCGAGCGCAGCCGAGAGCGTGACCGCCACCGCGAGAGGGACCGGGACCGCGAGCGAGACCGGGACAGAGAGAGGGAATACCGCCACCGCTAG
- the cpsf6 gene encoding cleavage and polyadenylation specificity factor subunit 6 isoform X4, which produces MADGVDHIDIYADVEEEFTQEADYPVHEQIDLYDDVISPSANNGDAPEDRDYLDNLPAPGGSEGSKGPPSNIVFTYTGKRIALYIGNLTWWTTDEDLTEAIRSIGINDVLEIKFFENRANGQSKGFALVCVGSDSSSRKLLDLLSKRELHGQNPIVTPCNKQSLSQFEMQSRKSTQSGQMSGEGKAGPPGVGPRGAFPLSRGRGRFPGPSGPGGDRFPGPVGPGAPPPHFPGSMQGPPRPPPGPPGPPGPPGPPPPGQGLPPPLSGPPNRGDRPPPPVMFPGQFGQPPMGPMPPGPPPPGYGPPPGPPPPQQGPPPPGPFPPRPPGPIGPPLALAPPHLRGPPPGGPPPAPHVNPAFFPPPGNNNMPSSDRGPPPNDPYGRPPPYDRDYGPGRDMDAPRVPLSEAEFEEIMNRNRAISSSAISRAVSDASAADYGSAIETLVTAISLIKQSKVSADDRCKVLISSLQDCLHGIESKSYGSASRRERSRERDHSRSREKSRRHKSRSRDRHEDYYRERSRERDRHRERDRDRERDRDREREYRHR; this is translated from the exons ATGGCGGACGGTGTGGATCATATAGATATCTACGCGGATGTGGAGGAAGAGTTTACACAG gAAGCAGATTACCCCGTTCATGAACAGATAGACCTGTATGATGACGTCATCTCGCCATCGGCCAATAACGGAGATGCTCCTGAGGACCGAGATTACCTGGACAACCTGCCGGCCCCAGGGGGCTCTGAGGGAAGCAAAGGGCCCCCATCTAACATAGTGTTCACATACACGGGCAAACGCATCGCTCTGTACATTGGAAACCTTACTTGG tggACCACAGATGAAGATCTGACTGAGGCCATCCGCTCCATCGGTATTAACGACGTGCTGGAGATCAAGTTCTTTGAGAATCGAGCTAACGGCCAGTCTAAAGG attTGCGCTGGTGTGTGTGGGCTCTGACTCCTCCTCCAGGAAGCTTTTGGACCTGCTGTCGAAGCGCGAGCTGCATGGGCAGAACCCCATAGTTACCCCCTGCAACAAGCAGTCACTCAGCCAGTTCGAGATGCAGTCACGAAAGA GTACCCAGTCCGGACAGATGTCAGGAGAGGGTAAGGCCGGACCCCCAGGTGTGGGGCCCCGCGGTGCCTTCCCTTTGAGCAGGGGTCGAGGACGCTTTCCGGGGCCATCTGGGCCCGGAGGGGACCGCTTTCCTGGACCTGTCGGACCCGGGGCGCCCCCGCCACACTTCCCAG GGAGTATGCAAGGGCCACCTCGTCCTCCTCCCGGACCCCCAGGTCCCCCGGGCCCCCCAGGACCGCCTCCCCCAGGGCAGGGTCTCCCCCCACCCCTCTCCGGCCCCCCAAACAGAGGCGACCGCCCCCCTCCCCCTGTCATGTTCCCTGGTCAGTTTGGTCAGCCTCCTATGGGCCCCATGCCTCCTGGCCCTCCACCACCAGGCTATGGGCCACCCCCTGGCCCACCTCCACCACAGCAAGGCCCACCCCCTCCTGGCCCATTCCCTCCTCGTCCCCCTGGTCCTATTGGTCCACCTCTGGCTTTGGCCCCACCTCACTTGCGTGGCCCTCCTCCTGGAGGTCCGCCCCCAGCCCCCCATGTCAACCCTGCCTTCTTCCCTCCACCTGGAAACAACAACATGCCCTCGTCAGACAGAGGTCCTCCACCAAACGACCCGTACGGACGCCCGCCTCCATATGACCGAGATTACGGCCCTGGCAG ggaTATGGATGCCCCTCGGGTTCCTCTGAGTGAGGCGGAGTTTGAGGAGATAATGAATCGGAACAGAGCGATTTCTAGCAGCGCCATATCTCGGGCTGTTTCAGATGCGAGTGCAG CGGATTACGGCAGCGCTATCGAGACTCTGGTGACGGCCATCTCGCTAATTAAACAGTCGAAAGTGTCAGCTGATGACCGCTGCAAAGTTCTAATCAGCTCCCTACAGGACTGCCTACACGGCATCGAGTCCAAATCCTACGGCTCTGCCTCCAG GCGAGAGCGTTCCCGGGAACGAGACCACAGTCGTTCTCGTGAGAAAAGCCGGCGCCACAAGTCCCGCAGCCGTGACCGCCATGAGGACTACTACCGCGAGCGCAGCCGAGAGCGTGACCGCCACCGCGAGAGGGACCGGGACCGCGAGCGAGACCGGGACAGAGAGAGGGAATACCGCCACCGCTAG
- the yeats4 gene encoding YEATS domain-containing protein 4 codes for MFKRMAEFGPDSGGRVKGVTIVKPIVFGNVARYFGKKREEDGHTHQWTVYVKPYRNEDMSAYVKKIQFKLHESYGNPLRVVTKPPYEITETGWGEFEIIIKIFFIDPNERPVTLYHLLKLFQSDSSAMPKKTVVSEFYDEMIFQDPTAMMQQLLNTTRQLTLGAYKHETEFAELEMRTREKLEVSKKKTSLEITELKEKLKASRENINFLKEEIRKLEEEDQIKEH; via the exons ATGTTTAAGAGGATGGCTGAGTTCGGTCCAGATTCAGGAGGCCGCGTGAAG GGAGTGACCATTGTGAAGCCCATCGTGTTTGGAAACGTTGCCCGGTATTTTGGTAAGAAGAGAGAGGAAGATGGTCACACTCACCAGTGGACTGTTTATGTAAAGCCATACAGAAATGAG GATATGTCGGCTTATGTCAAGAAGATCCAGTTTAAGCTTCACGAGAGCTACGGGAATCCTTTACGAG ttgtcACCAAGCCCCCATATGAGATAACTGAGACGGGCTGGGGAGAATTTGAGATCATCATAAAGATCTTCTTTATTGACCCGAATGAGAGACCG GTTACGCTGTATCATCTGCTGAAGCTGTTCCAGTCAGACTCCAGCGCCATGCCCAAGAAGACTGTAGTCTCAGAGTTTTATGATGAAATG ATTTTCCAAGACCCCACAGCGATGATGCAGCAGCTTCTGAACACCACCCGGCAGCTCACACTGGGGGCGTATAAACATGAGACAGAGT ttgcagAGCTGGAGATGCGGACGCGGGAGAAGCTGGAGGTGTCGAAGAAAAAGACGAGTCTGGAGATAACTGAACTGAAGGAGAAGCTGAAAGCCTCCAGAGAAAACATTAACTTCTTGAAGGAGGAGATCCGCAAACTTGAGGAGGAGGACCAGATTAAAGAGCACTGA